The Osmerus eperlanus chromosome 20, fOsmEpe2.1, whole genome shotgun sequence DNA segment CCAAGCAGgtgtttattttcattattcatTAGAGGTACAGTTACGCACAAACAGACAGATGCACACAGTGGGTCAGACTAGAACTTAGTTGCTCTGTGGTGTCATATTTCCTGCCCAGGCTCTCATGTTTTATTAGTGTGTCTGCTGGCAGACACAACATGTGTCACAGGAACACAGTGCTCAGTTGACGCTTGATAATCCAATTAATCAGCCGTACAAATGTATTAGTGTTCTTTCTAAATGTGGGTGATAGTCTATGCGTTTTTTGTATGCAAGGGTATGtcggtatgcgtgtgtgtgtgtgtcaccaattATATCTTGTTAGCATGTCCTACAACAACTCCCCCcaaatgatctctctctctcttgctctctctctctctctctctctctcttgctctctctctctctctctctctctcttgctctctctctttctttctctctctcttgctctctctttctctctctttctttctcttgctctctctctcttgctctctctttctttctctctcttgctctctctcttgctctctttttttATTTCCGTATTTCAGTTACGGTCAGAGCCTCCTAAGCTCAAGCCTAgtgctggaggtggagaaggaagaAATGCCCTGTTAGCAGACATTCAAAAAGGAGCAAGGCTCAAGAAAGTCACACAGATCAATGATCGAAGTGGCCCACTTGTTGACAGTAAGAACACCCTCAACCATCTAACTTAATTTATTTGTTAACTGAAATCCTATAAACATACCATTCTGCTCTgagagtcaaacacacacacacacacacacacacacacacacacacacacacacacagacggcttactgctgtgtgtctgagtttCAGCACTAAATTATTCTCACATGGGGCTGCTGCCTATGACTGTGAGTCATTCTCATGAGAAAGTGACAGAGGaaaagtgagagagtgtgtgcgagagagcatgtgtgtgtgagagagagggagatggagaaagacataCAGTTCAAATGTTTGTTTGGACTGGCAATTTCTGACAAAAGAACAAAAATCGAACAAAGACAAAATACACTCAAACAGgctgaaagtgaaagagagaatgagagaggagagaagaggctgCATCATATGGTTATTAGAACGTCACCCAGACCTTATCTGCTCTCAGCTGTATGCGTTCATGATTACCCAGTAAGGCTTTcttcagtcaacacacacatcgACATAAACACGACACACTTCAGGAAGGAATGCTCTGTTGCAGATAAGGACAGAGTCTGTGTCGTGAGAAATTCATGACAGTACAGAGTTACCACTGTGTGTTTGGCGGATAATCGTTTACGTTCTATTGCAGGAATTTGTGGAAGAGTACTGGAACCCAAAGACTAACCTTGCTTCATGGCAGTTTATTTTACCCCCATTTATGAATCTGCCATAGTACAGGTGATCAATTATGAAAGTGTCAGTGTTAGTCtgttgattctgtgtgtgtgctaatccTTAGAGCCCAAGGGGACTGTTGGAGATGTGTCATCCACGACTAGTGGTGCCCCCCAGGGGGTCTCAGGAGGACTGCCTGCCCTGGGACCCAGTCTAGGGGGGCTCTTTGCAGGTGGCTTCCCCGCGCTGAGACCAACGGGAAAGACCCCAGGTAGATAAAAACGGCGTTTGTGTAATATCTATTGCTCTGTGCTGTCGATCCTCTCACACTCTATCTCTCGTTGTCtttgtttctcttcctctcattctgtgtgtgtgtgtgtgtgttgtagtttcTCGCTCCAGTTCATCTGCAGGAATGAAGCCTCTGTGGAACCCTCCAGCATCCCCAGACAGCGGCaactccccctcatcctccttcccctcctcaccttcctccccctcctataGGCCGGCTGAGAAAGCAAGCCCTGCCCGTAGGCCCAGCCCCTCATCCGCagcactcccctccccctctcacagcaagtctccctcctccactggcCCAACCTCCCCTCTAGTTCCATCcgagcctcctccccctcccccacacgccTTCCAGGACCGACCCTCCAACAAACCTCCGCCTGTccccacctgccctccccctccacccccgtccCAGCTCACCAAGCCCACGTGGCTACCCATCCAGCACGCCCACCACACCCACCTGCctcagccctccacccctccgccgccccctcctcccccctctatgCCTCCTTCTAACCTCCCAGACCGGTCCTCTGGGATCTTCTATCCCCTTCCTCCGTCCCCCACCATGCTCCAAGACTCCAGGTTCCCCATGCTGCGGGACAGCCCACTCGGACCCCCTccgccacctccccctcctctccctgcgtcGTACAACCCAAGCTGTGCATCctcactgccccctcccccgcccaagATGCCCCCAGTGCCATCCCCGGCCATGCGCCCTGGAGTGccaccacttcctccctcctacccctgCACCGCCCCGACTCGACGTCCACCTGCCGTGCCCAATAATGCAGGTATGAGGGCACAGGAGAATGCATAAAAAATATCAATGAAATTGTAAAAACTATGCAAAAATGTCAATATGTCAATGGATGACACCTCATGATGGCCTATTTGACTTTTCATAGATGGTTAGGTCCATTATGACACTTATCTGTGTTCTTTCCCCCAAAAAGCTGGTGGGCGGTTGGCTCCTCCTCCGGCCCCGCCAGCACGCTCCCCGTCGACTGAGCTGTCCAGCCgcacccttccccctccaccacccccactccctccctccatccagagGAACGGACACCTGCACAGCCTGGGTGAGGCAATAGCTGCTGCTGCTTTGCTAATCACCGATGTATCACTGAAAAAAGCATGTGAATGCCATCAACACCATTTAACACTGTATGTCCTGTGAAATGCAGAGCAAGATAGCATGGTGATGGGCAGGATAGATTGCTGCTGTAGGGAAATTATGTGATAATTCTGTcattttcattatttaacctTGCAGATGACTTTGAGTCGAAGTTTCAGTTTCATCCCATAGAGGACTTACCTCCTCCTGATGAGTTTAAACCCTTTCCCAGGACCTACCCTAGCAAAGAACTCAGAGGTTTGTCTGTATTTACAGGCACAGGAAAAGTATGCTATATGTGGGGGaaaatcccttttttttctatatatgtctatatcaTGTTCACTACCATTGCTCACtgtcactttctccctctcctctcccacccctcctttcaTCCTTACCTTTCTTCAGTGAACTCCAGCACACCAGGGATGAGGACACATCTTCGATGATACGAGACCACACATCCTTGTCTTTGTCTACCATAAATGAAAATTGCTCTTCCTTGTCCACATACAGCGAGCAATAAGAGTGGGACCTCGTCCACATGTTTCCCAGTACATAATGACCTTCCAAAGTACAGTAAATGGCTATACAGAGTATTACTGGACCCATATctactgtgtttatgtgtgggtTATGTCAGCAGCCTGTGTGTTCCATggagtgtgtatatttgtgtatgCGAGTGTTACACTGGGTCCCGCCCAGTACTGACTATGTGACCTCTAACCTTTTCCAGTGTggaatgttttgaatgtgtgtgagaggagggctgTCCCAGTCCCTACAgtgccttctctcttctctctctctctctctctctctctctctctctctcactcacagacacacaaagaacaTTAATATACAATGTCCTCCAATGGCTAGATCGAAAGGCAAATATGTTACGTTGTACTATTCAACCTTACATGTGAACAATATTCTAAGGGAATACAGTGATTCACTTGAGAGCTAAGAGCCCACTGAGCAAAGCTGGGAATTACAACTTTTGTTTCAGTAAGCAGACTTCTGATATGTTCACACACTTGAAAATGAAACTCAGTGAATAATGTTGATACTACAGAGCAACACAGGGATGTTTTCTGAACCTGTTGGGTCACTCTTAATTGAACAGTGTCACAATGGTGTGTGTCCAAAGAATGCATCCTCTGCAGCATGGAGCTGTCAGAGTAAACAACACTGTAGTGACAGGTAACTTGCATTTTTAAAAAGTACACTGATTTGTGAAGGGCAATTGGAAATGTATTTCACTTTTGATgttttgaaagttttttttctacTGTTGTCATGTGTATCAATACAGTGAGAAATGTGCTTCTCACGATATTGTTCCGTTGAATTGTTTTCCCTTTGTAACGTCTGATCACCAACACTTAAAGAGACAGTGCCACCTACTGGTTATAAGTCATACATATTGTAAAGTTAATAAGACAATTTTTGAGACCTTGTCATTGCTAGTAAACACAAAAGCCATGATTAGTACAAATACCCCTTTATGTTGACGCGTTAAAGTTTCCCCACTGAACACATGAAACAGGAAATCACAAAGAACCTGTAGAACTGAAATGCCTCAAATAACCACATTTTAAAAATTCAAGTTTTCGTTAAAGTTCCACAAACCCCCATCATCGCATCACAGATACCGTACCACACGCAACATAGATTACATGAGCATGGgaaatctttaaaaaataccTAACTACACCAACACAGAAAACGTATTGGgatagggtgagagagggttAAAGTTCATCGTGTTTGTAGGTGAACTCTCTTGAAGAAATGAATCCATCTTTGTTCTCGTCTTCTTTGGTGAAGATGTCCTCCACCATAGTTTCGTGGTGGGTATCGTTGGCAGGATAGCCATGGCGCTCAAACTCCTTCCTTAGGTACTCTTTCACCTAGTGGGAGAAAAACCACAAAACACACCCATGTGTGTGAAAGGCTCAAAATATACAAGAAAACCAGAGCTACCCCCCCGCTCTGCTCACCTCCTGTTTTGACAGCTTCCAGTCATCATTGAGGTCCATCTCCTGGAAGGACTCGTGTGACCTGGGCCCGTTCCTGATCTCCATCACCTCGATAGTGAAAGTCAGCGTGCTCTCTGGGGGGATCTTGCCTGACCACACAGACGGTCAATAGAAGCGTTGAAAATAACCTGGGCTAAGTAGGCTATCTATAGCTCACATGGATCTGGGTTTAAAATAGCTATATTAGCAACATGTTATTGATATGGATAAATGTGACAAAATGTGTGAAAAACCAATTAGCTTAAATTGAGCTGGTGATATTGTTTGGAGAGAGAATGACGGGAAAAAGATGTCAAGCATCTTAGGTTATGGGGTTAATGCATTCAAGTATACACTTTGGTATACTTACATTGTTGCTTTTATTAGCAGATGGTCTAGTAGgcctactgtgtttgtgtgcttaccAGGGAAAAGCATATAGGACATTTTCACATGCTCCATGCTGAGAAAAAGTGATATGGTATTGGTTAGCTTAATTTAGTGAAACAGTATTAATGTAGCAGCAGCGTCATCATAAGATATAAAACCATAAAGTGCGACTGAAGTTACAAGAGAGATGTTAGTTCCTTGTTGCCATAATGCATGTGTCATGTTTAAGGATGAGAGTGAAACAGTTTAGAAAAAGACTGGTTCAACTGCCACAAGTATGAGGAGCTAATGTGGGCGTCATGTCCAGGACCCAACAGCGTGTGTTAAGTGTAGTCTACCTCTGCCTTCCTTGCCGTAGGCCAGAGCTGGAGGTATGACCAGACTTCTCTTCTCCCCAGCACACATCCCCTGAAGGCCTTTATCCCAGCCCTTGATCACCTCCTTGATTCCCAGCGTAAACCACACAGGCTGCTTATCCCCTTGGGTtcgactgcacacacacacgcacacacacacacacacaattagatCTAATATGATCCTTCAATAGCTAAGCAACTTTCTACAAAACGGAGCGGTGGCGCATTAAATGGTCATTGTTGGAGCACTTCTGCATGTATCTCGATAATTCACCTGGAATGAAAGAGCGTTCCATTTGCGAAATATCCCTCATGATGCACTAAAAGAATGTCCCCATACTTTGACTTGCGGTGACACAGAAAAGGTTTACTCAAGACTTCGATCTTCACTTCAGGTTCAGGAAGTTTTCCTCCAGAAACAAAGATCAGGATAGATGTGCAAAACCAACTTAGTAAAGTCAACAACATCTTGAGCTCATAAAATGAAACGACACCTAACGAGTTAATCCCAACCAGAATACAATGTTAGAAACATGTAAATACTGCTACACCAACGCGCGAGTGCGAGAGATTCAACGTGGCAGTGACGTCGCATCGTGCAAGTTGTTGCAGGAAGTGTTCATCTGATTGGTTGAACCCCTTTAACGCCCCGCCTTCATAAAACCCTTTTAACAGTGGGTCGTAAACTCTCTTGATGGATTAAATAAATTATTAATAATGACAAATTCTGTACGTCATAACTCCGTTTTATTGTTATATATAAACAGACAGATTGATTCCTATCATGCTGGTGTAACACTGATATACAGTTCTTAAAAGATATACAGTAGTTGCAGTCACAAATGTAACAGTCCTTTCATCTATATACGATTCATACACTGCAAAGTGCAGAAATATTGCACACAATCCAAAGCTGATCTAAACCTATAgggcatacacatacacaagcatgcAGTAGCACTGTCAGCACACATAATATTGCATCAAATATATCATTACATAATAATTGATACCTAATACAACTATGTACACACCCCTAATCTGCATAAATACCCCATTCAGTTCTGCAAATACATTCTCTTAAAGTCTGCATCACTTTAAAAAGGATGATAGGTTTCCTTCCACAGTGAGTTAACAGTCAATAAGTCAGCAATTATAGCTTACATTACATTGCACAATAATAGTTTACACATATTGCTCTCATGGCCCCTGTTTATCTCTAAACAGTGCTGTAGTCAAGGATGCCATCATATAGTGTATAGATCAGCTTGACCAAAACACCTCCTTTGTTAAGTCAATGCAGTTATTCAGACTTTATAGGATGGTGTGCTATTTCATAAATGACTCCCAAAACTTGAGAAAACAAGTTTGTCTTTGTACGTATTTTTTTCCAGCGAGTCATCTGATTGGGCCATGCCTCAGCGCTTAGCTGGGACCTAAACCTCTAAACCGTCATTAGGATTAACACAGGCAGCAGTAGCCAACTCTTCTTTGGTTCAGGTGAAGTACTTGCAACCAGTGGAGTCAATGGAGCAGGAGTCGGTGCACCTGAGTTGTCCAAAGGACctgaacagagagggggggggggatagtaaGGAGAGGAAAGACTTGTGAGTTCacctacagagtgtgtgtgagagagaacgtgcatgcttgtgtgtgacagcaggAACATACCCAGGCAGGTAGGATTTACAGCTTTGGAAGCCAAAGTCCTTCCCGTCACACTCCTCCATGCCCTCATGTCTGTATCCGTCTCCACAGTAGGCCCACTTACagtctgggggagagagagagaaagcggggGATGAATGGATGTACAGTTAGGAAATGAAGATAATATAAGGTTGGAATGGGCAGGTCCACCGGccagagggaggaaaagaaggaTTGGAAGGAACAGAAGAAGAATAGGAAGAACGACGAGAAGAGAGTTagaagggtgggggggaaggagaaTTAAACATTACTAATTGGCAAGTGGGTGGGTTTGCATTTGTGCCTTTACAGCATTTTCCTGCTAATTTAATTGAGCTGAGAGCACTGGAGGGAAAGACAggttgacagaaagagagagggagattaatGAAGCAAGAGTCTTACTGCATAGTCCCTTTTCCCTCTGTCATCAAGAACACAAGAGGACATGGCAACAGCCTTGTATGAGAACGTGCGCAACATTCGTACATTCCAAgcttatatatacagtatatctatttgtgtatgtgtatgtatttgtgtgtctgctGACACACCCAGCCCCATAACTCACTCAGACAAGCATCTGTGACGATTTTGTTGCCATCATCACACTCCTCTCCATTCTGACCTTGCACCTtcccatctccacacacacccaccctgtcGGGCACCTTCTCTGTGGACTGGAATGACTGGAAGGGCTATAAACAAGCACATAGTCAAGATTTTATAGTACAAATTGTGCTTGAGgtacaggaagaaaaaaaaaatgatatttACAATATCATATTGGTTTAAACTACTGGTTGTGGTTTCCAATGATTGCTGTCTAGTTCTGTGTTCCTGGTACCTGTATGGGCTTCCAGCCATCCGTGTCTTTGAAGTAGAGAGACCTCTGGTCCTTCCGGAAGGCGATAGCATTGTCTGTGTGTAAACGGTCCAGCTCCTCCTCGTTGTCCACCACAAAtatcttgacacacacacacaaagagatgcaaggttacacacaaacatacaatggCTCTTTGTTACCTGACACAGTGAATTCCCAGCCAACTAGTTGGATTATAATGccctgtagggagagagagagagagagagagagagagagagagagagagagagagagagagagagagagagagagagagagagacactgtagAGTAGAGTCTTTACTGCAGGGACTTTGTCGTGGTTGGCTCGTTGTGTGTAGCTGCCGTACTGGGCGTTGTTCCCTCCTGCTGGGGGATTGCAGTCGCAGGCACCTGCAGGTCCTGGAAGCCccttctcccctttctcccccaccaCATAGAGAcctacacaacaaacacacacatttcaatcaAGGGTTGTTATTCAATACACGTATGACATTCCCCAAGGGAGAATAAAATAGAAGTCAtagcgtgtgtggggggggtgtggggggggggtgtaaggataAGAGGTGATAACCTGACgcaggaggaccagggggtccaGGGTGGCCGTTCGGCCCAGATGGTCCAGTAGAACCCATGGCACCTGGAGCTCCAGAGTGACCCTTGTTACCCTGTGCCACAGACAAAATCGGGACATGTATACATGTATacacatactaacacacacacacacacacacacacactctcttaaggTGACCTACATGGCTTTGCCAGCTGCACATAGCTGGAATAGTAAGTCTAACCCTAGAGGGTTGTAGGCCAAGATGGAGTGAAGTCTAAGATCTGACATCCTCACACTCCAGAGTAAGGCTTAACATAGACCTGGAAACTGAGCCTGCCAGACGGAATTAGACCCTGAAGAGAACACAGCGATTGGGTGACAGGATTCGACTAGGGGCGGGCATGAGTGCAACACGCAGGAAAGTGAAAGTGAGGGTTAAATCTGGGAAATTCCTGAACGTGAGGAAATCAATGTCAAGGGGCTCCCCTGATTAACTCGTCCACACTGACATGCAATGGGTGAAACTCATGAGGATACATACTAACATTCTAGCAACCCAAACACCTCCTGTCTCAGCCTCTTTAAGCTGTGCCACTTATATTTTGCCTTTATTTAGTCTCcatcccctttcccctctccgcCTCACctgttttcctctcttcccAGGTCGCCCAGTTGGACCCCTCCTCCCTGGAGTTCCCTGCTCACCATTTGGTCCCATCTCTCCCTGAGAGCAAGAGAAACcgagggagaggtagacagagacggagggaaagagagagagagaaagacagagataaagagatacaTAATATCATATCGTACATCTTGTAAACATTCGGCACCACAGCCATCTTTGATCTTCAGTGAATTCTCACCTTCTGTCCCAGCATCCCGGGCAAACCCATCGAACcctacagagagacacagcagagagggaACCATGACCTGTCTACCTGCTCCATGACAGCAGGAACAGAGTTATGGTGGCAACAGTCAACTCCTCACCTTATCCCCCTTCGGTCCCATCGGTCCTCGGTCACCATGGGAACCCTGCAAGGAAAAAAGGTGGGAAAGATAAGGGGAGGGAATACAATAATAAACGGCTGCCAGATAGAAAATATGGATTCTCTGTGCTCACCTTCTCTCCTTTGCTGCCTGGCAAACCCTGTGGAGAGATACCGTCGAGAAGCAAGCCAGTCAGGCCtcatggtgggggagggaggctttcaatagtgtgtttgtttgcgtgtgtgagtgtgtgtgactgtgtgttggaGAGCTGGGGGTTCAGACTACAGACCTTTGTCCCTGGTAGTCCCCTCAACCCTGGCAGACCCATGAGGCCTGAATCTCCTTTGTCTCCCTTGAAatagaaatggagagaaagagaggaagagaggacagacagacagagaatcgTGTGAATCATTTACATTAGCAAAGCACGGTGATTCTTCATAAACATTTACATaaacaggagaggggggttgggaCTCACTTTGGGCCCCTCTGGACCAGGCCATCCAGGTGACCCCTGTCTCCCAGGCAGCCCAGGGGGTCCAGTCCGTCCCTGTAGGTTTTGCAAGTTTAAATGGGCACAATGTTGGGCCATGTTCGAACATCAAACCTTTAGTATTCAGCAACCTGTCAAAAGACATTCTGCTACAGACAATACACAACAATGCTGGAAAAACTACACTGACACATATCTGTGAGTAGACACTCTGGGCAGTAGGGAGTATGGATCATGGGCCAGAGTTGTGGTTGGGCTAGCGCTACATTATTAAAAAGCAGTCTGTGGGTCCACAAGgggctagccagctagcacgCCAGAGTGATTTATCAGAGAGCTCCAGAGCACTCAGGGAGATTAGAGTGCAGAACTGCAGAGGAGCAGATTCCAGCTCGGCAGGACTGCTCCTGTACAGGAGGCTAATGAAGAACAtccgaggagaggaggagagtgacacTGCAGATGGAGGATAACTGGAATGGGACAGATGGAagaagacaagagagaggagaggtagagatgggggagagtcaaaggagagagagagagagagagagagagagagagagagagagagagagagagagagagagagagagagagagagagagagatgggcagggaAAATTCCGATCACATTATACCAAGGACACTCTCACCGTAGTAAAGGAATGAGCAAGGAAGCAATGGATGAGCAGGAacgagaggaggatgagaagaggagcGTCTCACCTTTGACCCTGGCCGTCCAATTTCTCCCTGGCGGAGGACAAataagaagagaggagacacgTGTTCATTAGAGCTtagcccaaggacacacacacacac contains these protein-coding regions:
- the wipf3 gene encoding WAS/WASL-interacting protein family member 3 translates to MPPPPPPPAPPPPPPPPSAPPPQLRSEPPKLKPSAGGGEGRNALLADIQKGARLKKVTQINDRSGPLVDKPKGTVGDVSSTTSGAPQGVSGGLPALGPSLGGLFAGGFPALRPTGKTPVSRSSSSAGMKPLWNPPASPDSGNSPSSSFPSSPSSPSYRPAEKASPARRPSPSSAALPSPSHSKSPSSTGPTSPLVPSEPPPPPPHAFQDRPSNKPPPVPTCPPPPPPSQLTKPTWLPIQHAHHTHLPQPSTPPPPPPPPSMPPSNLPDRSSGIFYPLPPSPTMLQDSRFPMLRDSPLGPPPPPPPPLPASYNPSCASSLPPPPPKMPPVPSPAMRPGVPPLPPSYPCTAPTRRPPAVPNNAAGGRLAPPPAPPARSPSTELSSRTLPPPPPPLPPSIQRNGHLHSLDDFESKFQFHPIEDLPPPDEFKPFPRTYPSKELRVNSSTPGMRTHLR
- the fkbp14 gene encoding peptidyl-prolyl cis-trans isomerase FKBP14, giving the protein MLLTLLSWFCTSILIFVSGGKLPEPEVKIEVLSKPFLCHRKSKYGDILLVHHEGYFANGTLFHSSRTQGDKQPVWFTLGIKEVIKGWDKGLQGMCAGEKRSLVIPPALAYGKEGRGKIPPESTLTFTIEVMEIRNGPRSHESFQEMDLNDDWKLSKQEVKEYLRKEFERHGYPANDTHHETMVEDIFTKEDENKDGFISSREFTYKHDEL
- the LOC134041091 gene encoding acetylcholinesterase collagenic tail peptide-like, which codes for MDLVRTGLALQLLLCCALALSHHHFDHILSAHSVFRMTVEPMRFEPCCLMSPPPPPLFPPPPQLWKRGSPGDIGIIKGGGEEEKKYRQLGSSGCEAGPPGPPGPPGPEGHSGMPGIRGPKGDMGEIGRPGSKGRTGPPGLPGRQGSPGWPGPEGPKGDKGDSGLMGLPGLRGLPGTKGLPGSKGEKGSHGDRGPMGPKGDKGSMGLPGMLGQKGEMGPNGEQGTPGRRGPTGRPGKRGKQGNKGHSGAPGAMGSTGPSGPNGHPGPPGPPASGLYVVGEKGEKGLPGPAGACDCNPPAGGNNAQYGSYTQRANHDKVPAIFVVDNEEELDRLHTDNAIAFRKDQRSLYFKDTDGWKPIQPFQSFQSTEKVPDRVGVCGDGKVQGQNGEECDDGNKIVTDACLNCKWAYCGDGYRHEGMEECDGKDFGFQSCKSYLPGSFGQLRCTDSCSIDSTGCKYFT